Proteins from one Suncus etruscus isolate mSunEtr1 chromosome 3, mSunEtr1.pri.cur, whole genome shotgun sequence genomic window:
- the MYOG gene encoding myogenin gives MELYETPPYFYQEPHFYDGENYLPVHLQGFEPPGYERTELSLSPEARGSLEDKGLGTPEHCPGQCLPWACKACKRKSVSVDRRRAATLREKRRLKKVNEAFEALKRSTLLNPNQRLPKVEILRSAIQYIERLQALLSSLSQDERDLRYRGGGPQPGVPSECGSHSASCSPEWGSALEFGANPADHLLAADPTNAHNLHSLSSIVDSIAVQDMAAAFPEETMPN, from the exons ATGGAGCTGTACGAGACGCCCCCCTACTTCTACCAGGAGCCCCACTTCTACGATGGCGAGAACTACCTCCCCGTTCACCTCCAGGGTTTCGAGCCCCCGGGTTACGAGCGGACAGAGCTCAGCCTGAGCCCTGAGGCCCGAGGGTCCCTGGAAGACAAGGGCCTGGGCACCCCCGAGCACTGCCCGGGCCAGTGCCTCCCGTGGGCGTGCAAGGCGTGCAAGAGGAAGTCGGTGTCCGTGGACCGGCGGCGGGCGGCCACGCTGCGCGAGAAGCGGAGGCTCAAGAAGGTGAACGAGGCCTTCGAGGCCCTGAAGCGGAGCACCCTGCTCAACCCCAACCAGCGGCTGCCCAAGGTGGAGATCCTGCGCAGTGCCATCCAGTACATCGAGCGGCTGCAGGCGCTGCTCAGCTCCCTCAGCCAGGACGAGCGAGACCTCCGCTACCGGGGCGGCGGCCCCCAGCCAGGG GTGCCCAGTGAGTGTGGCTCCCACAGCGCCTCCTGCAGTCCGGAGTGGGGCAGTGCACTGGAGTTCGGAGCTAACCCAGCAG ATCACCTGCTGGCAGCCGACCCCACCAACGCTCACAACTTGCACTCCCTCAGCTCCATCGTGGACAGCATCGCCGTGCAGGACATGGCAGCGGCCTTTCCAGAGGAAACCATGCCCAATTGA